In Erythrobacter litoralis HTCC2594, a single genomic region encodes these proteins:
- a CDS encoding response regulator → MAKRILVVEDNDLNRKLFCDVLRAKGHEVLPCADGNAVLGAAREFSPDLTIMDIQLPNISGVDLIQAMKQDPTLAAIPVLAVTAYAGKGDEEKIRDAGAADYLSKPVSIGPFMAAVDALIAA, encoded by the coding sequence GTGGCAAAGAGAATACTGGTTGTCGAGGATAACGACCTCAACCGGAAATTGTTCTGCGACGTCCTGCGGGCCAAGGGGCACGAAGTGCTCCCCTGCGCTGATGGCAATGCCGTGCTCGGCGCCGCGCGCGAATTCTCGCCCGATCTTACCATCATGGATATCCAGCTGCCCAATATTTCCGGCGTCGATCTGATCCAGGCCATGAAGCAGGACCCGACGCTCGCCGCGATCCCGGTGCTGGCGGTAACCGCCTATGCCGGCAAGGGAGACGAGGAGAAGATCCGCGATGCAGGCGCCGCAGATTACCTTTCCAAGCCGGTTTCCATCGGCCCGTTCATGGCTGCGGTGGATGCCCTGATTGCCGCCTGA
- a CDS encoding DUF3572 domain-containing protein, whose protein sequence is MPITLPPKSTRHDAADPDALALQALGWVLTDEDRAARLLALTGLTPDILRERLTDPMVLAAVLDFLSNHEPDLLLAADALDVEPQVLLSAREQLSR, encoded by the coding sequence TTGCCAATTACACTGCCGCCAAAATCCACCAGGCACGACGCGGCCGACCCGGATGCGCTGGCGCTGCAAGCGCTTGGGTGGGTGCTGACGGATGAAGACCGCGCGGCCCGCCTGCTTGCACTGACCGGGCTGACACCCGATATCCTGCGCGAAAGACTGACCGACCCAATGGTGCTCGCCGCCGTCCTCGATTTCCTGTCCAATCACGAGCCGGACCTCTTGCTCGCCGCCGACGCTCTCGACGTCGAGCCCCAGGTCCTTCTGTCCGCCCGAGAGCAATTGTCCCGATGA
- a CDS encoding RidA family protein yields MSIEARLNELGIVLPEAAAPVASYVPVVVQGGFAHISGQLPFIDGKLVTGRLGEDVSLDDGTAAARACGLMILAQLKSALVPLDKVERIVKLGAFVNSTADFIDQPKVANGASELMFDVFGEKGRHARAAVGVPALPLGAAVEVDAIIALAE; encoded by the coding sequence ATGAGCATCGAAGCAAGACTGAACGAACTGGGCATTGTCCTGCCCGAGGCTGCCGCGCCGGTGGCAAGCTATGTACCGGTGGTGGTGCAGGGCGGGTTCGCCCACATCTCGGGGCAATTGCCTTTCATCGACGGCAAGCTCGTGACCGGGCGGCTGGGGGAGGATGTTTCGCTCGACGACGGAACCGCGGCCGCGCGCGCCTGCGGTCTGATGATCCTGGCGCAGTTGAAGTCGGCCCTTGTGCCGCTCGACAAGGTAGAGCGGATCGTCAAGCTGGGCGCTTTCGTGAATTCGACCGCCGATTTCATCGACCAGCCCAAAGTCGCCAACGGTGCGTCGGAGCTGATGTTCGACGTGTTCGGCGAGAAGGGCCGCCATGCCCGCGCGGCCGTTGGCGTGCCTGCCCTGCCGCTCGGCGCTGCGGTTGAAGTCGACGCGATCATCGCCCTGGCAGAATGA
- a CDS encoding glycerophosphodiester phosphodiesterase family protein — MRRRPVPDWLTRWEYAHRGLHGTGPDGTRVPENSLAGAKLAIEAGMGIECDIQRSADDWPMVFHDWDLLRLTGQDGFTEGATALALKELRYLDSEEGPATMADLLDLVAGRVPLLIEIKSKRGYDVEASCAAVSNALREYAGDHAVMSFDPRVARWFRRKCPQTCAGLVMREDEHGYTQKRWQRRLAFAIAKPDFLAYHIAALPCAWVASLRAGGLPVLTWTVNSPETRARALLYADALISEGLGLPETVAS, encoded by the coding sequence GTGCGCAGGCGACCTGTCCCCGACTGGCTGACGCGGTGGGAATATGCCCATCGCGGCCTGCACGGGACGGGTCCCGACGGCACGCGCGTACCGGAAAATTCGCTCGCCGGAGCGAAGCTGGCGATCGAAGCGGGGATGGGTATCGAATGCGATATCCAGCGCAGCGCCGACGACTGGCCGATGGTGTTCCATGACTGGGACCTGCTGCGGCTGACCGGGCAGGACGGCTTCACTGAAGGGGCAACCGCGCTGGCGCTCAAGGAACTCCGCTATCTCGACAGTGAGGAGGGCCCGGCGACGATGGCCGACCTGCTTGACCTTGTGGCGGGCCGCGTGCCGCTGCTGATCGAGATCAAGTCCAAACGCGGCTACGATGTCGAAGCGAGCTGCGCGGCGGTGAGCAATGCGCTCAGAGAATATGCCGGCGACCATGCGGTGATGAGCTTCGATCCGCGCGTAGCGCGCTGGTTTCGCCGGAAATGCCCGCAGACCTGCGCCGGGCTGGTGATGCGCGAGGACGAACATGGCTATACGCAGAAGCGCTGGCAGCGGCGGCTCGCCTTCGCCATCGCGAAGCCCGATTTTCTCGCCTACCACATCGCGGCCTTGCCCTGCGCATGGGTCGCTTCGCTGCGGGCAGGCGGCCTGCCGGTACTGACCTGGACGGTCAATTCGCCGGAGACCCGCGCCCGCGCATTGCTTTATGCCGATGCCCTGATCAGCGAAGGCCTTGGCTTGCCGGAAACGGTCGCATCGTGA
- a CDS encoding GNAT family N-acetyltransferase — protein MSDTAFTARIGMGVNAFDAAQWDALGGADNPFMSHAFLSAMEDSGSVGPGTGWQSAPIVIESDSGLPLAAMPAYLKGHSQGEYVFDHNWADAYQRAGGDYYPKLQIAAPFTPATGPRLLLADDALGLPLLKAAEQLCAQNALSGAHATFIDPGQLPIFEEAGWLPRSDIQFHWENRDYGSFDDFLADLASRKRRALRKERTKAQAEVEIRHLTGAEITEAEWDAFWVFYQDTGARKWGTPYLTREAFSLLGERMADKLLLIFAYRDGEPIAGALNVIGRDALYGRYWGCTQHIPFLHFELCYYQAIDAAIERGLQRVEAGAQGGHKLARGYAPVQTWSAHWIADPGFREAVAEFLERERRGVEIDQNYLDRRTPFRKGG, from the coding sequence GTGAGCGACACTGCCTTCACCGCGCGCATTGGCATGGGGGTGAACGCCTTCGACGCTGCGCAATGGGATGCACTCGGCGGGGCAGACAATCCCTTCATGAGCCACGCTTTCCTCTCCGCGATGGAAGACTCGGGTAGCGTCGGCCCCGGTACGGGATGGCAAAGCGCGCCGATTGTGATCGAGAGCGACTCCGGCCTGCCGCTTGCCGCGATGCCGGCGTATCTGAAGGGACATAGCCAGGGCGAATATGTCTTCGATCACAACTGGGCCGATGCCTACCAGCGCGCCGGCGGCGATTATTATCCCAAGCTCCAGATCGCCGCGCCATTCACCCCCGCGACCGGACCGCGCCTTTTGTTGGCCGACGACGCGCTGGGCCTGCCTTTGCTCAAGGCGGCCGAGCAATTATGCGCACAGAATGCGCTCTCCGGTGCGCATGCGACCTTCATCGATCCCGGCCAACTGCCGATCTTCGAGGAGGCAGGCTGGCTGCCTCGCAGCGATATCCAGTTCCACTGGGAGAACCGCGACTACGGCTCGTTCGACGATTTCCTGGCCGATCTCGCCAGTCGCAAGCGCCGCGCCCTGCGCAAGGAACGGACGAAAGCGCAGGCCGAGGTCGAAATCCGGCACCTGACCGGCGCGGAAATCACCGAAGCGGAATGGGATGCCTTCTGGGTCTTCTATCAGGATACCGGCGCCAGGAAGTGGGGAACGCCCTATCTGACGCGCGAAGCCTTCTCGCTGCTGGGAGAAAGGATGGCAGACAAGCTGCTGCTCATCTTCGCCTATCGTGATGGAGAGCCGATTGCAGGTGCCCTCAATGTCATCGGACGCGACGCGCTTTACGGGCGCTATTGGGGGTGCACGCAGCACATCCCCTTCCTGCATTTCGAATTGTGCTATTACCAGGCCATCGATGCCGCGATCGAGCGCGGCTTGCAGCGGGTCGAAGCGGGCGCACAAGGTGGACACAAACTGGCCCGCGGCTATGCCCCGGTGCAGACTTGGTCGGCGCACTGGATCGCCGACCCGGGATTTCGCGAAGCCGTCGCCGAGTTTCTCGAACGCGAGCGACGCGGGGTCGAGATCGATCAGAACTATCTCGACCGCAGAACGCCTTTCCGGAAAGGCGGGTGA